The Cheilinus undulatus linkage group 2, ASM1832078v1, whole genome shotgun sequence genome has a window encoding:
- the LOC121522759 gene encoding zinc finger protein 664-like: MCSSENLREFVIERLTAAAEDIFGVFQRTIVEYEAEIDRQRRLLDIVQKPQIDLHRIAPQDVPQQHECKEEEVVTDQQLCYQERNFSLNQEEPEPPQMKEEQEELCISQETEELTVKQENPQIKEEQEEVCSSQEVQELIVKQETETFIWTSTHEDSDYSEPEQQNEQNVLSDNSHVVANQDPHGSKHDDSESSGSESTSKERPKKRRIETTETSEIVCNPHQSQKLFKCDTCGEEVNSKSELQTHQRVHDGKETHSCKICGKMFSYKYDLTKHTRSHTGERPFPCNTCGKSFFRLAHLNSHYKVHTHERPFTCETCGSTFRDKSDLKIHMRTHTGERPYSCDTCGAKFTQKSNMNKHKRIHTGEKPYSCETCGKSFVNKSELNIHTRTHTGERPFSCSTCGKGFIQRKLMKLHTRVHTGEKPYSCVTCGKSFSQKSNLDKHERVHTGEKPYSCNECDRSFTYLYALTDHMRRAHTGERPYLCKTCGKTFVSSSDCSQHMKSHADK, from the exons atgtgttcaagtgagAATTTGAGAGAGTTTGTCATCGAGCGgctaactgctgctgctgaagacaTATTTGGAGTTTTCCAGAGAACTATTGTCGAGTACGAGGCAGAGATCGATCGACAGCGCAGACTGCTGGATATCGTTCAGAAACCTCAAATCGATTTACATAGAATAG CTCCTCAAGATGTCCCTCAGCAGCATGAGTGTAAAGAAGAGGAGGTTGTGACTGACCAGCAGCTCTGTTACCAGGAGAGGAACTTCAGTCTGAACCAAGAGGAGCCAGAGCCTCCACAGAtgaaggaggagcaggaggagctcTGCATCTCTCAGGAGACAGAGGAGCTCACAGTGAAGCAGGAGAATCCACAGATaaaggaggaacaggaggaagTCTGCAGCAGTCAGGAGGTACAGGAGCTCATAGTAAAGCAGGAGACTGAAACATTCATTTGGACTTCTACTCATGAGGACAGTGACTACAGTGAACCTGAACAACAAAATGAACAGAATGTCCTTTCTGACAACTCCCATGTTGTTGCAAATCAAGATCCCCATGGAAGCAAGCATGATGACTCAGAGTCAAGTGGATCAGAATCAACATCTAAGGAAAGACCTAAGAAGAGAAGAATTGAGACAACTGAAACATCAGAGATTGTATGCAATCCTCACCAAAGTCAGAAGTTGTTTAAATGTGACACATGTGGTGAAGAGGTTAATAGCAAGTCAGAATTACAGACACATCAGCGTGTCCATGATGGTAAGGAGACACATTCATGCAAGATTTGTGGGAAAATGTTCAGCTACAAGTATGATTTGACTAAACATACAAGATCCCACACAGGTGAGAGGCCGTTTCCATGCAACACATGTGGAAAAAGTTTCTTTCGGCTGGCTCACTTGAATTCTCATTATAAAGTTCATACACATGAAAGGCCATTTACATGTGAAACATGTGGCAGCACTTTCAGAgataaaagtgatttaaagatTCACATGAGAACTCACACAGGTGAAAGACCGTACTCCTGTGATACCTGTGGGGCAAAATTTACCCAGAAAAGTAATatgaataaacacaaaagaatTCATACAGGTGAAAAGCCGTACTCCTGTGAAACTTGTGGTAAATCTTTTGTAAACAAAAGTGAGTTGAATATTCAtacaagaacacacacaggtgagagacCTTTCTCTTGCAGCACATGTGGAAAAGGATTTATTCAGAGGAAGTTAATGAAACTTCATACGAGAGTACACACAGGTGAAAAGCCATACTCCTGTGTTACCTGTGGGAAATCATTTTCCCAGAAAAGTAATTTGGATAAGCATGAAAGAGTtcatacaggtgaaaaaccatATTCTTGCAATGAATGTGACAGGTCTTTTACATATTTGTATGCTTTAACAGATCACATGAGAAGAGCTCACACAGGTGAGCGTCCATACCTTTGTAAGACCTGCGGGAAAACATTCGTTTCCTCATCTGATTGTTCACAACACATGAAATCCCACGCAGACAAGTAG